The genomic region ggtagtgatttaaatttaataaatccTGCTCTCTGTTacacaagtttacaggaatattcaagtgatgtttaagcttataatatatgataatgaatagatatcttcatctggaatatttttatgactgaatattttaccgtttccacagccttgggtattctgctataaggtatagtatgtttcataaaacttcagaataactaatcttaataagggcgcccccactgtcaattaccagcgcccttattaggtcaaatacggtactaaTGTTTCTAAAGATCAAAAATATCAGTAGATTGTAAGTACATTTCTTCTTGTACTAGAAATGTGTTTATCATcagttttaaaataatattttaggCTTAACTCTGTGTTGAGGCTCCTTAATATCGACAAGTTATCAGATACAGTCCCAATGGACCTCTTTTGTTAGTCTCTAAAACTTATTGATAAAGAGGTGCAATGAAAGCagttaagaaaaaaaagaaaaaaaaaagtgcttATTTTTTCTCTTATTGCTGGCATTCATGACGTATTATGctgtaatgatatatttctgcAAATGAATAGACTTAATTACATTTTCGATACTTTGGCATCGAGAGTTCGGAATCAAACATGGCGGCCCTTCGGCATGTGCGTGTTGGTTCGAAGTCAAGGTGGATAAATTTGCTGGCAGGTCAGAACTCAAGCGGACATTTCCTCGAAGCTACTCTAACAGACGGTgcattaaatgtaaacaatgacaTTATATAATTTCATGCAATAGATACGAACATTACAGAGTGCAAAGCATATGTAATTATAACCGGTCGCTACATGTAGATTCCTCTACAAGACATTAGCCTGATTAGCCCTACACTGTACATGCATGTTTAGAACGCTGGTTGGGTTGACACCAGCCATGAGACATTCAGATACTGATAGGTTGACGTGTACCATGTCTACATTGGGTATGTACGGTTGTACCAGACATCGATCTCCGAATATTTCAAGTCTGGTGTCGGGTACCGGAGGAAATGTGGAGAGCATATATAGGTCACATTAAAAGCTCAGACTGCCGGGAATTTTCATTTAGCCTAGTAATAGCATGTTTACCTTGAGAGTGAAAGGTTGCTAGTTCGAACCCTGGCACTAGCATGGTATACTCCATCCTGTTGCAGATTTGGTGCCGTTGACCCAtaggcgtctgaagttctgacagtaaactgagatataataccatataaaaaataagagtatctactataatagtagatactcttattttttatatggtattatatcagtttactgtcagaacttcagacgcctgtggttgACCACTTAAAGTGGAAAAAAATATAGGAGATGGAGAGGCTTCCGTGGACCTAAGGAACCTGGGCCGTAGATTGAGAGGCTTTTGTAGACATAAAGAACCTGAGTCGCGATCGTCTTCGAGGACGATACTGCGAAGGAAGTTGACTAGTAGTGTAAAAGTACAGAGTATatgtactccaacaatgttagaggttttacacggcgagatacttttgatagaagtcgcagtcggcaaaatcatatccgatagaaaaagggctgaccagcggcctcttatgttattGGAGTAAGAGTATATGGTTACGTCACTATAGCTCAGACTGGCATGAATTAATTTCCCTTTATCCTACCAGCTAGTtataggatgtttgccttgagagtgAAAGGTCATATTTGTTTATCAATGAGTGATAAGGTTTTAGAAACAACACAAGTTGATGCTTAAAAAGCTTCCTTCTATCGTTTATTCTGCAGGAGCGTTGCCAATCAGGAAATATATTGGGAAATAAACCCCTGTGAATACAAAGCCACATTATAAGACTGACAGACTAGGACCGacgtaatattgtaatatatagtcacatattattatttaataacaAATTGTATGCGTGTCAATAATTTTAAACTATTACTCGATACATACCTGTGACTAACGTGGTGTCACATAGTCTGGATAGTTGTCATGTAATGTCTGACGTAGAGTCCCGTAGGTCCTCTTGCACGTTTCTCTGACTAGTGCACTGTTCCCCCCTAAATACTGCTTAAATACTTTCATATACACGCCCCTAATCATGATCAACCTCACATGCATGCATTTCTCACTCTGACACAACTGGACAAACAGGTTAAAGATAAATATAGATGCAACAGTACATGACTAGCGGACGCACATGGACACTATAAATAGACATCACAGGTAAACAGAACACTAAACGGTAACACACATAAATAGACATGACTGAAAACATGGCAATATATCAGCTATATTTGACCCTATGACAAATGGTTGAACGAAAGTTGTTTAGTTATGAGTTGATTACTTTCTGACAAGCCTCGACAAAGACTTATAATTACAAGGTCGagtgtattacatatgtaacatCTGAAGGTCTAGATCTTTAGTTAagcatttcaaaatatatgaaCAAGTTTGTCTGCATAAATGAACAAACCACTAATAACAAAATAAGGCATTGAACCTCAGAAAATTGACTCCTTGAGTTTTTAGcacaccatcatcagatgatgggctattcaaatcgccctgcatcTGTGGTTCATGGTCCATCAGTCTGTAAACAgtccttgttatcgctatttattgaaaaaagttCTGGAGTGATTTTTCTCAACATTCATGCTGTAGGCTCCCCAtggtccttagttgtgccagttgaatttagatttttgatccgaaaaacaaaatggctaacaGATCTAGATGGCCATCTctgattttgagaattgaagtttgttatcactatttcttgaaatgtactggagggatgtttcccaaacttcacatgtaggtttcacTTGTTCATGTTATCAGATTAGTAAAAAAGGAAagaggaaaaaaagaaagaagggaaaagtattGAGAatatcaatctgacatagaaccaataaagataattcacTGGTGGGCACCAATTGCAAGAGCTAGCCCTCTGTAATTATATCTGATTTCACTGATACATTTCAGACCATCCAGAAAAGATGGCTTCATCCAGCAAATTTCAAGAACTGCCATGCCACTGGGTCTCGAAGCAGACTCCTAAGTGCAGGGCTAATATCGAGCCAATATGGTGCCAGACCAACCTGGAGTGTGATTTCAGCTCATAGACTGAGATACAACAGCACCGAGGCAGCCAAGGTAAGATATTAGCTATTGATTAATATCTATACCCTTAAAGCTTGCTTCAAACAGATTCAAgggatatatttgtatggttcTATAGGAGAACATGTTGCCTTATTAATCGCCCTATTCATCTGTCTTCATTTTCAAATGTCATTTATGCATGGAATCTTTAAGtagaaaacaaattttcttCCAACTGTATCGGCATAATTATCATCCCAGTTCAGTTATCAGAAAATTCTGTTCAGAATTACAGAGTTGCTTATTGAAGTTCTTGTCACTTTTCCACAAATTTAATCTTGGATACACAGTGTTAGATGTATTATTCTGGCTTAAGACATAAACAAGGTCATGTTTAGGGCTCCACATCACGGGTGCCCTTCATTACCATGGTGTCCGTCTATCAGCAGTTTCTTTCCGGAGAATTCAGAAGGCCAAACTTATTGAAACTTAGGTGATGTTACACAGTGATGTGCATATTTGCAataagggttttaaaaaaataaggTCAAAGGTTACTAATTATACATCCCAAAATATACTGTCAAAATCATCATCTAAGGCCCTGTACAGAAGTTcaaactttctgaaatttcatatgataaTACACTGAAATACTGATGTTCATTAAGGGTTTAAAAACTTCCTTAAGATCAAGATCAAGGTCgctgttactaaaaatataaCAAGGATATATACTTTTAAAGTTCATCATATAAGGCACTTACAGAAGgcaatttctttttaaatatcacATGCATAATTATACATTGTGAAATACAGATGTGTAATAGGAACATAAAAAGTTGCTAATGTTAAGATCAAGGTCAAAGTggaatttgtatatttacagcaTATAAGTAGTAATACTATGTCATTGTATCACTCCGGCTGAGTTCAGGtatagagacagacacattgtgcGACCGTCACTGATGTGTCAGTAATCTAGTTCAGCTAGTTCCACTCTCCATACATACCAGTTTCTGTAGCACGTTATAGTACATCCTGCAGTGCTATTTCATGTATGGACTTCACATGATATCCTTTGTAGATACATGATGGGAAAGTGATGAGCCACAATGTTGAGGTCCATTACATCCTCTCTTTTCTGTCTTTAATAGTCGATACATCTATCAGATAAAGGGATACAGTAATAAGATATCTTCCATAAGATGAGATATTGAGAAAGTGACTTAAACCCAAAGGAAGAAATATCAAAGTAAACTTGAGGTTTACAACTAAGACCATATGCGCACGCATACAGGTAACAGGGGAGGTCACTCTAATGGAATTTCATCACGTTGTCTAGCTTCGTATACTGTAGTCCTACGTTGTACGTACAATTTAATAATAGCTTTGTATAAtggatacattgtatacagattccacaatatattaaatttgtgaaaatcaCAACAAACCATTTGTCTACAAAAGGTAGGAGTAATTATCTTGTTTGTAAAAACATCGGTGGACAAAACAGCTCACTAGCTGGCTATCGCagtgtaaacaacctgtcaatccaatgtgtcaaatttTACCTGGGTCCACGAATTTCAATGAGCTGGACGTTACACgcttttattattgattattctaTAATTTGAATGTCTTAATGAAACTTTGCAAAAATCTTGGTCGTTCACGAGAGGGATACCAAAGTACATTTCACGTTTTTGGGACATGATTAAGCGGTCGTTGGTCGGGTTAGCGGGGTGGTCGTTTAGAAGGGGTAATTTATCGTTGGAAAAAGTCGGTGAACGCGAAACTTGGTCGCATACAGGGAGTGGTCGTTCTTGAGAGTGGTCGTAAATAGGGGGACCACTGTAATAAGATATCTTCCATAAGATGACATATTGAGAAAGTGACTTAAACCCAAAGGAAGAAATATCAAAGTAAACTTGAGGTTTACAACTAAGACCACATCTTTTATTCTTCCTTTTCAGACAACTGCTGATGCTTCTGGGTACATACTGGAACCGCCAGCTTTACCTGATATCATTGATGTATCACAGACTGTGAATGCATTGGGGGAACCAAGCCTGGCTAGTATGGGACTCGGTAGTTACTGGCCTCCAGGCCTATATCAACAAGGTCTTGAATATCTTCATGTTGGCATTGGTTTACCATGGTGGGAAGCAATAGTTTTATGTAAGTGAATTCATGTCTGTAATGGTAGCATATAGGCACACCTCAATAATGCAGTAGGTGGTCAGGTGGTGTACTCACCTTTCACATATCTTAGGTGATAGACAAGAAAAGGTATCATCAAGTATGCTGTTATCTGTCAGACTGTATCTGTTTTCCTTCCTTCCCACATTAAGACCTCTCGGCACTTCTATatgggccaacaagagtgattaattaTAAGTTTATAACCTGTAActtaattgttataaaataaaccAAGATTGATTTGAACAAGTATATTTAACCTCTGATCTGACAATCTGTGTGTGTACATCTGGTCGCCTATAAACAATAATCTTGGATATTGATATTTCTGGAGAAGTTTGTTGTAAACCACTGTTGTTATATGCCGTACAGTAGATTCTTCTTAACCACTGATTCATACTTGATCTAGTTTGACTGGAAGCATCCTGATGTGGTTGGTATTCAAATTGATGAAAGATGGGGTCATAAGGGGGCATTTTGACTGTATGGCTACTAACGACTTCTTCTCCCTTTGTTTGGTAGCATACCTAGGTGACAGGGATCCTGCATGGGGCTGAGGAGCAGGGGACCAAAGGGCTCGCGTTATGACTATATTACTATGAATTATTCCTcctctggaactaagcaatggatataattcatattttactggtagcatccctcaatggtggggattcaaaagtGTACAAATGATGGGCTGACATAAGGGGTTGTGCCAAAATATGTCAGTTTAGCTAAATTTATGTGACAAGCCTAATGAAAATTCTGGTGTGGCTGAAAAGGAAAGTGTTGAATGCAATACTAAGTGGCAGATTCCAAACTAGGAAAATGTTTGTAATAACTTAAATGAAAGTGTTTTGccataatcactgaaatatccaggtgagcaatacatgCCCTCTGGACCTCATGTTTAAGTAATGCTGGAAGCATACTTCTCATAACTTCACATAGGTTTCCATCAGTCCATAATATTCCAGTTCAGTATTGAGACCgatagaagaagaaaaaattaCCAACAAGTGGCCATTTTGGACCCCTAGCTGGTCTCTCCCCACCTGTTATTTAAAGGTGTACCTGAAGCTAGCCTTGTAGAAACAACAGCTCAGAAGACCTCGAGAGTCAACAAACTGGTATACACTAAATCCATGCCTCATCACCCAGATCGACCCATTACTCTTAACACAATACACACCGTAAGGTGTATACAGACACCAATTTATCACAATACATTAGATAACAATGATATTCAACTCTAGATTAAAGTAGGTGATGTAATTAGTTAttcagtgaaacctgactttactggcCAGACTTTAAAAACATCTTGTAATATCCAACCATATCCAACAAAATCGCGACATACCATATCATtaccgacactgactttaccacaCTGTCATATTGAACACATTGACTCTGTCTCATCTcggctttttctcactggttttaGATAGGACCTTTtggtctcattttgggaagaaaattgataaattgagaaagattttttcaggagtaaactgcaaatgtTATGggaatttttctttaaaatgaaacaattcAAATTGGGAATGGGACCCATTAaaggccccaaaaagcccttcAGAAAAAGCCTTGTTCATACTGTGTCAGTAATGTCGGGTTTCACTGTATTTATTTTGAAGCTCTATGATTATTGATTTGTTTCTCTTCCTTGTTTATTTGTAGCCACTGTTATAGTAAGGGTGCTGTCCTTCCCGTTGTTGGTTATGTCACAAAGATTTATCACAAACAGTCTGAACCATAAACCTGAGATGGATCGAATCCAGGCAAAACTCTCTGAAGCCAAAATAAATGGAAATGTTCAAGAATGTGAGTGTCTAAGATTACTGGTGTTTTATTTTACTGTTGTTATAACaagtttatataatactattactGTCTCATtattacaagtacatgtatatatctataggaTCTTGAATAACTTTTCATTTCATATCATGATATGAGATTTCTGAAACAAGTCCTAATAGTTTTAATTTTTGCTAACCTTTACAAGCAATTATTAAAACTTCTAAGACAGGATTTCAAGAATAActatatcaaatgaaaacaaattttaaaagaCTTTTCATCATACAACTCAGAAAAGGCACATTTTTATAGGTTCTTCAATCAAACAaagacagccattttgttgtgcCATTTACAATTTATGATGTCATGCCATTGTCAAAGTTGGATGTCACAATCAATTTCTGTGGTGTAGCCAATGAAAAACGAGCAAGGGTATATTAAACTATTGACATATGAACAAATATTACAGGCCacttatttgataaataatccTATGAAGGGATAACTCTGGCTCTTAAAACCTAtgggagattttatgagattagcAAAATTCCTAtgagatttgtctgtataaagaggtacaattttgaatttttaatgagattttttttgaaaaacatgggTAAAAATCCCCAAATTTCTGTCCAAAGTGATTCCTGCCTATGTTATATGGgtcatgtgtcatatttttgaAGTTACAGATTTATTCCGAATACAATTTTATGTTATGTATCACTTTCTTTCAGATGCAATCAGACAAATGGaaatgaaaaagttcatgagGAAAACAAATTCCAACCCTTTGAAGACTATGATGTACCCAATGATGCAGGTATGTTTGATAATCATGTTATACTGAATAAGACAAGAAATATGATAGggatttatgattgatgacaaTGATAGGGATTTATGACTGATGTCCAAATCTTGTgctatatattactgtatgagTATATTGACTTAATTCATTGTAAATAACAATCAAATAGAGGCAGTGTAAAACAAATTTTGTCTTAACACCGCCCCAAAACATTTCAACCATAGTAATACTCCTGGGAACCAGGAAATCAAAAGTTATATAAAGGAAGGGTGTTGATCCTTAGTCCCCTACCTGTGGAGTGGGGTTGGGGCGGGGAAaataggtttcctctccatcTGGCTGGTACATATGTACACAACAACAAAGTTTGTCTCTAGTGCCTTCATTCCTAGAGCTattcttttgataaaatttcaCACAATGATGAATAATATCTCAGACAGGCtcaagtttcagggtttttgggtcgAGGTCACTTACAATTTTAGTGGGtgccagtaggggacatgtattgctttagcaatattCAGTATGCTTGTTGATTTAATGTTTTTTCTCTTTGCAGATGCCAATTTTTTTATCAGTGTTCATTGGTCTGAGGAAAATGGCCTATTATCCAGTGGAGAGTATGTCGACTGGAGGTGTTTTCTGGTTTAGTGATCTAACCGTGTCGGATCCCTACTTCATCCTGCCAGTTATCACCTCGGCAACACTCCTTCTGTCAATAGAGGTAAATGTTGTCTCAtagtaaaataattaatttttctttgttttcatggtaaatactcaaatgtgattggtcaaaaaattcttttcattcttctatgaaagaaattccgagaatggtgcgaaaaatgtgacgtcacaatacgacaattgacgttgcgtattgatttgagaaaaagaatcccatttaaaaccagtaaaattgtacataaaacatgttttaaattagaaaatcattttcaaaaattaattataagcgttgatgtcaatttttttttttttgcaaacaaaatttgtttcataccccgatgaaactaaaaaaaaatgacatcaatgcttaaatgtaatCATAGCTTCTCTACAGTGCATTCAACCTTATTTCAAGATTTTGTCTCACAACTCAAGTCAAGTCAAATATATGTAgctttattatatacaaatgtagtaggTTTGCTTCTCTGTGTTTAAAGGTCTTTTAGATGAAACATCTTTATGACATGAGTACTATACAGGTGTAGTATGGTATTTTGACACCCAgtattttgaccccggggtcattacaccatgattcaaaataccatgctaTACCGGTATGACATTGAATGATTGTGTGTTCTTTCTTTCATGGTTTGgagatttcaaattattttgtagGTACAAACTTTGGCAGTTACCTCATGATACAAttcatacaatatttcatatatttatttttgtagttACATAGCAACATCGAAAACAACGAAAGTTTATACACATAGGATGTTTCATGTTGAACATGTGGCACAGATGACAGGTTGTTGTTGTAAATCATGTATTGTCACTAAAAACATACTGTACATCTTCATTTGACAAAAAGACTTAatcttgatttttgttttcagttggGTAGTGAAGGGATTTCCAGTAAGTCTGGACCTGCTGCTGGAAGGTATTTCATGAGAGCCATTCCACTTATCATGGTTCCCATTATGATGACTTTCCCAGCGGTGAGTGATCAATACATGAAAACACATAAGTTGATCAATTATAGCTgtcataatgatatacattcaATTCTTCAAAATTACTATCTACATGCCatgttgaaaaatgatacacattaggtgCCTCTAATGTGTAATAACCTTTGTTCGGTCTGTGACCTTTTTATGCTCCTGTACATCTTAATCAGGGGCATATTGTTTAACCCATCGTCAATATAGATGAAATTTGTTTAGCAAGTTTTCGATGGTAGGGCTTGAAATAAGGGGAGGGGGAGTGGCATTCATATTGCACCAACATATTTCCAGTAAAATTGCTTTGGTCATTTTCATTTCAGGCGTTGAATGGCTATTGGCTTACATCAAATGTGTGTGGCCTGGTACTTGCATCAATTCTAAGACAAAAGGACATTCGAAAGTTTTTCAAAATCCCACAAAAAATTATTCACCCAAAACAAACAGGAGAAAAAAAGTCTTTCAAGCAGTTTATTAATGAAGGTAAGTTGAAAGGTTTTCATCTTGTCTGGGGATTACCTGACTTTGTTTCTAACTGATTTCTATGAAACTAAATGGTAAGATTTGTTATTACAGTGAAACTTTATTTTACCTACCACCAACTTCAACAACATCCCGTATCATCTGACCATATCCATCTCCACTATGGTTGCCAACGCTGACGTTACTAACACACTGAcatatctgacacattgactcagtcccacagtgtgtcggtGAGGTCAGGTTTCACTGTTTTGACATGTTGTTACGGTTTAAGCATCTATTGATCAATTTGttacatttctttatttgattGAGTTCGATACAAGAATCTCTCGCTTTCAATACAAAAATCTATATCACATTTGGCAGTGTTATTCTGACCCAGGATATTGTTGTTATCAGTCCACCTGCTTGGCATCACTAAGATTATGATATTGGAGCGGTAACATAGTAGAATGAATGGTTATCATATTTGTTcgaataaatgaccttgaccaaatctccaggtcacagaggtcaaactTTTTTAATCATTGAAGTAAAATGCAGTTATAGCATGGGTCATATGCTACAGAGATCATTAATTTTCAGCACTTTTCTCAgtcatgcttcaaggtatgttgatGGAAGTTACTATGTAACTCCAGTATGAGTAGCTACGtacagatcaagttcgagtGTCCAAGATTTtggatcaaggtcaaggtcaatgttaatatttttcgTGGGGGCCTGTAGGGGACATGCATTGCTATAGCAATACCTAGTTTGCTTGTTTTATTAGGCATGTGTAGATTGTAGTGGTCTTTGTATGAACAAgcaaaaatccaacaaaaacaGCTAGTGTCTTTGAAAATGCGACAAATACATTTGTCTGcatggtaaaatatcaatgtctTGTAAGTGAAAAAATAGTCAGAAGATAACTACATTTCACTGCAATTCTTTTATTTCCAGCTTGGTCTGATAGTAGAAGGAAGCGGTTAGCGATGaataaagagagagagaaaagggAACATTTTAAGAAAGCTGGAGCAGGACCTTTAACAAAAACTTATGCAACTGATCCGACTATAAAGAAGAAAGTAAATCGGAAGGTGCTTTAGGAGCATGTTGTCTTTCAAAACCAAATAGATATGAGGTCAACATGGAAGATTCAAGCTACCAGGACATTGGATAGGGTCACATCAACTGTGAAATCCTAGAGCTGTACCAATTCTGACATTGACTTCATTTTGTCCATTGTCTCCGAATAGGTCAGCCAAAAgcaacaataacaaaatggcTTTTCTCCTTCCTCAAGAGGATGTACCTGTCGGTAGAACTGTGTATCAGCAGTATGTGAAGTCATCTTCCTTCATGTGGAAATCCTTGAGAAATAGGAGGATACTCCCACATTTGATCGTCGGGTGATGATATAATGTCCACATTTATGCACATATGTGTTTTCTGTGCAGATAAACAGTCGttgatgtttgtatgttttCTTCATTTTAAGCATTCAAAAAACCTTAATCCTAATTTTGAAACTTGTTTAAAGTTTCTTTAATGTTGTTATGTTCATTCAAATTTCCAGACAGGATATTGTTAAAGTGGATTTCCAATTACTGAATTCACATCACAGTTTCTCAGTACTTGGTTTGTTTTCATCTTTTAAATGTACTGGTATGGCTATTGATTGTACCAGCAATTAAAAGGATCTGTTCTTTAATAGACTTTTCCTCAAAAGCCACCTcagttgttattgtatattactgGTTATGATGCTGGAAGCCTTAATATAAGTTATTCAAAGTTTTGTTTGTGTTCAGTATGTACGTTagaggaaaaaaaattaattgaaatgacCCGCTTTTCTAAACTATTACCTATAGGGTGCCGACATATTGAATGAATCTCTGTGTTTGGCTCACCGTTTTTACGTATACATTACCTGGACTtcgtgtatacacctgtattcACGGCAGATTCTTCAGGATTGTGACAATTCTCTACCTTCCGGGACAGTGTTCCTGTTTTGATGCATTTGTAACTTAAAGGAAGATAGTTTTAGTACAAACTTTATTCATGCTTTTAAATATATTACACAATGATTTACAAAATATTGCAATGACTGTAAATATACcataaaaaaaactgaacaAAACTTATTAATAGATTTATCAAGTAAAATTCAAGAAAGAGAAAAACTTTGGCGGTAAATATGCTACTGACActcctgatttttttttgtaatgttttgtattgaagatgttgatatacatgtattgtaatcatgaaaatgtaagttattgataaatgatgattaaaatatGTTAAGATTGATGTGGAGTCATGACTTGATTCTCTACCATATCAACTATTAATTAATTGACTAATAATGCTGATCTTATTTAATGTCCATTATGTATAAGGACCTTGAtatgataatacaatgtaaatatgttaatattgATGTACAGCATGGCGTAGCGTGGTCGCAGatcacatgtaaaatatatgtttgagatcacctgtcaaatataatcaatgtTCGAGATCACCTGACAAATATAATCAATGTTCGAGATcacatgtcaaatataatcaacgTCGGAGATCACATGTCAAATATATTCAACGTCGGAGATcacatgtcaaatataatcaacgTCGGAGATcacatgtcaaatataatcaacgTCCGAGATcacatgtcaaatataatcaacgTCAGAGATCACATgtcaaatgtaataaacatcagAGATCATATGTTAAATGTAATCAATGGCGGAGATcacatgtcaaatataatcaatgtCGGAGATcacatgtcaaatataatcaacgTCGGAGATCACATgtcaaatgtaataaacagagatcacatgtcaaatataatcaacaTCGGAGATCACATGTCAAATATATTCAACGTCAGAGATCACATGTCAAATGTAATCAATGGCGGAGATcacatgtcaaatataatcaacaTCGGAGATCACATGTCAAATATAAGCAACGTCGGAGATcacatgtcaaatataatcaacgTCG from Pecten maximus chromosome 11, xPecMax1.1, whole genome shotgun sequence harbors:
- the LOC117337218 gene encoding mitochondrial inner membrane protein OXA1L-like encodes the protein MAALRHVRVGSKSRWINLLAGQNSSGHFLEATLTDGALNTIQKRWLHPANFKNCHATGSRSRLLSAGLISSQYGARPTWSVISAHRLRYNSTEAAKTTADASGYILEPPALPDIIDVSQTVNALGEPSLASMGLGSYWPPGLYQQGLEYLHVGIGLPWWEAIVLSTVIVRVLSFPLLVMSQRFITNSLNHKPEMDRIQAKLSEAKINGNVQEYAIRQMEMKKFMRKTNSNPLKTMMYPMMQMPIFLSVFIGLRKMAYYPVESMSTGGVFWFSDLTVSDPYFILPVITSATLLLSIELGSEGISSKSGPAAGRYFMRAIPLIMVPIMMTFPAALNGYWLTSNVCGLVLASILRQKDIRKFFKIPQKIIHPKQTGEKKSFKQFINEAWSDSRRKRLAMNKEREKREHFKKAGAGPLTKTYATDPTIKKKVNRKVL